One window of the Populus trichocarpa isolate Nisqually-1 chromosome 9, P.trichocarpa_v4.1, whole genome shotgun sequence genome contains the following:
- the LOC7491149 gene encoding protein CNGC15b — protein sequence MGFGNSKSVRFRDDLELSLPPAVNGDGAIKRKYNIDGTQMSDSSRKMMSQMEVSGKTGKSFKAKILSRVFSEDYDRVKKKILDPRGASIRRWTKIFLVACLVSLFVDPLFFYLPEVWKELCIDIGIPLEVGLTIVRSISDVFYMIQILIRFRTAYVAPSSRVFGRGELVIDSKKIALRYLQKNFWIDLIAALPLPQVLIWIVIPNLSGSTMRNTKNVLRFIIIFQYLPRLFLIFPLSSHIVKTTGVVTETAWAGAAYNLMLYMLASHVLGACWYLLSIERQEACWRSVCNLEKLSCEYGFFDCRRVHDSPHRESWFKSSNITNFCNPDNNYYQFGIYGDALKFDVTTASFFNKYFYCFWWGLRNLSSLGQNLSTSTYVGEIAYSIIIATLGLVLFGLLIGNMQTYLQSTTVHLEEWRIKRTDTEQWMHHRQLPHELKQSVRKYDQYKWVATRGVDEEAVLKGLPMELRRDIKRHLCLDLVRRVPLFDQMDERMLDAICERLQPALCTEGTFLVREGDPVNEMLFIIRGNLDSYTTNGGRTGFFNSCRLGPGDFCGEELLTWALDPRPSIILPSSTRTVKAILEVEAFALSAEDLKFVASQFRRLHSKQLRQKFRFYSHHWRTWAACFIQAAWRRYKKRKEATDLRARENPTAADPALTSPGSGLSMYAARLKASARRGVLKRSGSDSSVVSSLQKPDEPDFSVDEE from the exons ATGGGTTTTGGGAATTCAAAATCTGTAAG GTTTAGAGATGATCTGGAATTAAGCTTACCGCCGGCAGTGAATGGAGATGGTGCAATTAAACGTAAATACAACATTGATGGAACACAAATGTCAGACTCTAGTAGGAAGATGATGTCTCAGATGGAGGTGTCTGGGAAGACTGGAAAATCATTTAAAGCTAAAATACTGTCTAGAGTTTTCTCTGAGGATTATGATAGAGTGAAGAAAAAGATATTGGATCCTCGAGGAGCATCGATACGGAGATGGACTAAGATCTTTTTAGTAGCATGCTTAGTTTCCTTGTTTGTTGATCCACTTTTCTTTTACTTGCCTGAAGTCTGGAAGGAATTATGTATTGATATTGGCATACCCCTTGAAGTAGGCCTGACAATTGTTAGATCAATATCTGATGTCTTTTACATGATTCAGATTTTAATTCGTTTTCGTACTGCTTATGTCGCGCCTTCTTCTCGTGTTTTTGGGAGAGGAGAACTTGTTATAGATTCTAAAAAGATTGCGTTAAGGTACCTACAGAAGAATTTCTGGATCGACCTTATTGCAGCCTTGCCTCTTCCTCAG GTGTTAATTTGGATTGTTATCCCCAATCTTAGTGGTTCAACGATGAGAAACACAAAAAATGTCCTTcgtttcatcatcatttttcagTATCTCCCACGACTTTTTCTGATATTTCCACTCTCATCGCATATTGTCAAGACCACTGGTGTTGTAACAGAAACAGCATGGGCAGGAGCTGCTTACAACCTGATGCTTTACATGCTGGCTAGCCAT GTTTTAGGAGCTTGCTGGTATCTTCTATCGATTGAGCGACAGGAAGCATGCTGGAGAAGTGTCTGTAATCTAGAGAAGTTATCTTGTGAGTATGGATTCTTTGATTGTCGTCGGGTGCATGACAGTCCTCATAGGGAATCTTGGTTCAAATCAAGCAACATCACAAACTTTTGCAACCCAGATAATAATTACTATCAGTTTGGAATATATGGTGATGCTTTGAAATTTGATGTTACGACTGCATCATTCTTCAACAAATACTTTTACTGTTTTTGGTGGGGCTTAAGGAACCTCAG CTCACTGGGGCAAAATCTTTCAACAAGCACTTATGTGGGTGAAATAGCATATTCCATCATCATTGCAACGCTTGGACTGGTTCTCTTCGGATTGCTTATAGGGAATATGCAA ACATACCTACAATCAACAACAGTTCACTTGGAAGAGTGGAGAATCAAGAGAACTGATACGGAACAATGGATGCATCACAGGCAGCTACCGCATGAGTTGAAGCAGTCTGTTCGGAAATACGATCAGTATAAGTGGGTGGCCACTAGGGGCGTTGATGAGGAAGCTGTTCTCAAAGGCCTGCCCATGGAACTGCGAAGAGACATCAAACGCCATCTCTGCCTTGATTTGGTTCGGAGA GTTCCGCTATTTGATCAAATGGATGAAAGGATGCTAGATGCAATATGCGAGAGGCTTCAACCAGCGTTGTGCACTGAAGGCACGTTTCTTGTGCGTGAAGGTGATCCTGTCAATGAGATGCTGTTCATAATTCGCGGCAACCTTGATTCCTACACAACTAATGGTGGCCGAACTGGATTTTTCAATTCCTGCCGCCTTGGTCCAGGTGACTTTTGTGGTGAGGAACTATTGACATGGGCATTAGACCCACGCCCAAGTATCATCCTCCCATCATCTACACGCACAGTTAAAGCTATTTTGGAAGTAGAGGCATTTGCCCTCAGTGCAGAAGACTTGAAGTTTGTAGCATCGCAGTTTAGAAGACTTCACAGCAAGCAACTAAGACAAAAGTTCCGGTTCTACTCACACCATTGGAGAACATGGGCTGCCTGTTTCATACAAGCAGCATGGCGCCGGTATAAGAAACGGAAGGAGGCGACTGACCTCAGAGCTAGAGAAAATCCAACAGCTGCCGATCCTGCATTAACATCACCAGGGTCTGGCTTATCCATGTATGCAGCAAGGCTGAAAGCAAGCGCTAGAAGGGGTGTCCTTAAGCGTTCCGGCTCAGATTCAAGTGTTGTGAGCTCACTGCAGAAGCCGGACGAACCAGATTTTTCAGTAGATGAGGAATGA